The Caretta caretta isolate rCarCar2 chromosome 5, rCarCar1.hap1, whole genome shotgun sequence genome contains a region encoding:
- the TMED7 gene encoding transmembrane emp24 domain-containing protein 7, which translates to MLLRGLLGPGAAAWSAISGLRGLVLLLLCLGGAVRASEITFELPDNAKQCFYEEIAQGTKCTLEFQVITGGHYDVDCRLEDPDGNVLYKEMKKQYDSFTFTASRNGTYKFCFSNEFSTFTHKTVYFDFQVGEDPPLFPSENRVTALTQMESACVSIHEALKSVIDYQTHFRLREAQGRSRAEDLNTRVAYWSIGEAIILLVVSIGQVFLLKSFFSDKRTTTTRVGS; encoded by the exons ATGCTGCTGCGGGGCTTGCTGGGCCCTGGTGCCGCGGCCTGGTCCGCGATCTCGGGGTTGCgggggctggtgctgctgctgctgtgcctggggggcgctgtgcgggCCTCCGAGATCACCTTCGAGCTGCCTGACAACGCCAAGCAGTGCTTCTACGAGGAGATCGCGCAGGGCACCAAGTGCACCCTGGAGTTCCAG GTGATCACTGGAGGGCATTATGATGTTGATTGTCGACTGGAAGATCCTGATGGCAATGTGTTGTACAAAGAGATGAAAAAACAATATGATAGCTTTACCTTCACTGCATCTAGGAATGGAACATACAAATTCTGCTTCAGCAATGAATTTTCTACTTTCACGCACAAAACTGTGTACTTCGACTTCCAGGTTGGAGAAGATCCACCTCTGTTTCCTAGTGAGAACAGAGTCACTGCACTTACCCAG aTGGAGTCTGCTTGTGTTTCAATTCATGAAGCTTTGAAGTCTGTTATCGATTATCAGACTCACTTCCGCTTGAGAGAAGCACAAGGTCGCAGCAGAGCAGAGGATCTAAACACCAGAGTAGCCTATTGGTCAATAGGGGAAGCCATCATTCTTCTAGTAGTTAGTATTGGGCAGGTATTTCTCCTCAAAAGCTTCTTCTCCGATAAAAGAACCACCACAACCCGTGTTGGATCATAA